A single window of Phycisphaerae bacterium DNA harbors:
- a CDS encoding prepilin-type N-terminal cleavage/methylation domain-containing protein produces MTVKRPKFASAGTLIEVMLAMAILSIAALGALGSQYYTVGHVRIARAETIAVRTALLLLEDWKSTGGSEDYDLAALGLGFSPRLFIPSQWSQGHGGGLGSPLHNYAYAIVVDGLPMLVTLRWEDVADDSIAEIKLRQLAVVVRFGEIDNHGNMTFPESYLENILSLALTTYVRLDASGG; encoded by the coding sequence ATGACTGTTAAGCGACCCAAATTTGCGTCGGCAGGTACCCTGATTGAGGTAATGCTGGCTATGGCCATTCTATCCATAGCCGCCTTAGGCGCTTTGGGTAGTCAATATTATACCGTCGGACACGTCCGGATAGCCCGTGCGGAAACCATTGCTGTGCGCACCGCACTGTTACTGCTCGAAGACTGGAAGAGCACCGGCGGCTCAGAAGATTATGACTTGGCTGCGCTGGGACTGGGCTTTTCACCCCGCTTATTCATACCCTCCCAATGGAGTCAGGGACACGGTGGGGGATTGGGCAGTCCACTGCATAATTATGCATATGCTATCGTAGTTGATGGCTTGCCGATGCTGGTTACGCTCAGATGGGAGGACGTTGCTGACGACTCCATAGCAGAAATAAAACTGCGGCAGCTTGCTGTTGTAGTGAGATTTGGAGAAATCGACAACCATGGGAATATGACGTTTCCGGAAAGTTACCTGGAGAATATTTTATCTCTTGCTCTGACTACTTATGTTCGTCTTGATGCATCAGGCGGGTAA
- a CDS encoding pilus assembly PilX N-terminal domain-containing protein, translating to MKIRVSKSNKGIVLVAVIVFILILTILGFSVLSIADSEAVLARKDVNKAKAFYLAEAGLGVFAASGQFASIPETALGEGNYRVDFDISGSEPCAVATGTVMGQVKRIQVTVSFLAPPYENAIYAGGAGGSAWTLMLRGTGNPVQSMGVNQWGQPVLLSQGGKDIVNGNMFVDGDVALYEQSKVDHAPTPNTYGLNGDVSATGKVNLYDSATISGDIAEHSGQQASPDLVGMDYAVNNTHNVSQIFADAGVTQGYLPAGNELRDVFEINPSDGTRRAACASTINVDDYFFEPSSGFIDGTPFTGATPLHMGADRVYYVDGDLWVHSDKTKGFLIDGKVTIVATGNIHLCDNLQYADADSMLGLVALGKYNGSGKLIKGGNIYFGDPVNGTVGYVSAMMFAANDFLYNTAIDTTILEEPKIGFTVMGNLSALNNVSIERDWYTDRYRDRWGRWVDERRPARYNPSTNKWYDSVTGAVLTSTEVNTLKHYQMIVNYDDRVWDRSTQPPGLPKGTGIILSGELTDWEELP from the coding sequence ATGAAAATCAGAGTGTCAAAATCCAACAAGGGTATAGTGCTTGTTGCAGTGATAGTCTTTATTCTTATCCTTACCATTTTAGGGTTCTCCGTGCTTAGTATAGCTGACAGTGAGGCAGTATTGGCTCGGAAGGATGTTAACAAGGCCAAGGCATTCTACTTAGCTGAAGCAGGATTGGGAGTATTCGCCGCAAGTGGACAATTTGCAAGCATTCCAGAGACAGCGTTGGGAGAAGGAAATTACCGCGTTGATTTTGACATTAGCGGGAGCGAACCATGTGCTGTTGCAACCGGAACAGTAATGGGACAGGTAAAAAGAATACAGGTAACGGTGTCCTTTCTTGCTCCTCCATACGAAAACGCCATATACGCCGGCGGCGCGGGCGGATCGGCGTGGACGCTTATGTTAAGGGGAACAGGCAATCCCGTTCAGAGTATGGGGGTAAACCAATGGGGACAGCCCGTCCTCTTGTCACAGGGCGGCAAAGATATAGTTAACGGAAATATGTTTGTTGACGGCGATGTCGCTTTGTACGAGCAAAGCAAGGTCGATCACGCCCCCACTCCCAATACCTATGGGCTTAATGGAGACGTTAGCGCCACTGGTAAAGTTAATCTCTATGACAGCGCGACGATTTCCGGAGATATTGCCGAGCACTCCGGGCAGCAGGCCTCTCCCGACTTAGTGGGTATGGACTATGCCGTAAATAATACGCATAATGTCAGCCAAATCTTTGCAGACGCAGGCGTTACTCAAGGATACCTGCCGGCCGGCAATGAACTGCGAGACGTCTTTGAGATAAATCCAAGCGACGGAACTAGAAGGGCCGCATGCGCCAGTACGATAAACGTGGATGACTACTTCTTCGAGCCGTCCAGCGGCTTCATAGACGGGACTCCCTTTACCGGGGCAACGCCCCTGCACATGGGCGCCGACAGGGTCTATTACGTGGATGGCGATTTGTGGGTTCACAGCGACAAGACAAAAGGGTTTTTGATTGACGGAAAAGTGACAATCGTCGCGACGGGAAATATCCACCTCTGCGATAATCTGCAGTATGCAGATGCAGACAGCATGCTGGGTCTGGTGGCGTTAGGCAAATACAACGGTTCGGGTAAGCTTATCAAAGGAGGCAACATCTATTTCGGCGACCCTGTTAATGGAACTGTGGGCTATGTCTCGGCAATGATGTTCGCAGCCAATGACTTCCTTTACAATACCGCCATTGACACCACCATATTGGAGGAACCCAAGATCGGCTTTACGGTCATGGGTAACCTTTCCGCATTGAACAACGTTTCGATTGAGCGGGACTGGTACACGGATAGGTATCGGGACAGGTGGGGGCGTTGGGTAGATGAACGCAGGCCGGCCCGCTATAACCCTTCAACCAACAAATGGTATGACTCCGTGACGGGAGCAGTTCTGACCTCAACAGAAGTTAACACTCTAAAGCATTATCAGATGATAGTTAATTATGATGACCGGGTCTGGGACCGGAGTACGCAGCCGCCTGGCCTTCCAAAAGGAACTGGAATTATTCTCAGCGGCGAACTAACAGACTGGGAAGAATTGCCATAA
- a CDS encoding prepilin-type N-terminal cleavage/methylation domain-containing protein yields the protein MKMKTKSRKGFTLTELLVGIIASAIIIFATGIIIVRGQTFWNEAWKKVNLQRDASYAMLVMSQSIKSAADVKLEAGGKAIRVTDAAGNTTRFQLNNGQDTLQRQVVPGPPSAIVDDVQNLQFNVDDVNDTVTIDLGLQDGDVQTYFVSTVMIRN from the coding sequence ATGAAAATGAAAACAAAATCACGAAAAGGTTTCACTCTTACAGAACTTTTGGTTGGGATTATAGCAAGCGCTATTATAATTTTCGCAACCGGCATAATTATAGTTAGAGGTCAGACATTCTGGAATGAAGCCTGGAAAAAGGTAAATCTGCAAAGGGACGCTTCGTACGCTATGCTTGTAATGAGCCAATCTATTAAAAGTGCAGCGGATGTGAAACTGGAAGCCGGCGGCAAGGCCATAAGAGTAACAGACGCGGCAGGGAACACCACAAGATTTCAGCTGAACAATGGACAAGATACGCTTCAACGCCAGGTGGTACCAGGCCCGCCATCTGCTATAGTGGATGATGTGCAGAATTTACAGTTTAATGTGGATGATGTGAATGATACGGTAACAATAGACCTCGGGCTGCAAGATGGTGATGTGCAAACGTATTTTGTATCAACAGTAATGATACGAAATTAG